One region of Acidobacteriota bacterium genomic DNA includes:
- a CDS encoding serine hydrolase domain-containing protein, with amino-acid sequence MNLRPFAPFSASVAVTATLIARLLLAIALMGPAAAEAACPLDGFPAPAGDIDHAYAEDLDAFITASLRYVGATPGLAVGIVENDRVIYARGFGRRDLEDCQPVTAATRFYLLSLTKSFTGMAAALLQERGELALDQPLTSFFPNLTMAAPINPAQTSLRDLLTHRPGFWNGGINYRSSAPGNLDDATIRYLLEKHSRPAAIDFTYSNLGYVIAAAAIRQATGKGWRQLLEEEIFARIGMAATTTDIAEAQRHEFARPYAMLQDGGFEPRPIKVQGQMHAAGGAVSTLGDLLRWVRLNLAEGRLDNQQVIPAAVVRQAHAPQIQYDWKFGDYHRFAYGLGLHNADLDGELTLHHFGGPIHLSFQPRRQRGLVVLSAGPDSTRFVHQLAAHLYRLLDRPADPPEAEDVFAELHELGQKRLGERAERRAQLAARQSPLHRPAASYAGTYRNDRLGEIQLLDRDGEVELRYGVLIQVLRPLEADTFAADLLPLGGSVSILEYQAEDGGALLWGERRFDRIAEP; translated from the coding sequence ATGAACCTCCGCCCCTTTGCCCCTTTCTCTGCCTCCGTCGCGGTCACTGCCACTCTCATCGCTCGTCTTCTACTCGCCATTGCGCTGATGGGCCCAGCGGCCGCCGAGGCCGCCTGCCCTCTCGATGGGTTTCCAGCTCCAGCCGGCGACATCGACCACGCCTACGCCGAAGACCTCGACGCCTTCATCACCGCGTCTCTGCGGTACGTCGGTGCCACGCCGGGGCTGGCCGTCGGCATCGTCGAGAACGACCGGGTCATCTACGCGCGCGGTTTCGGCCGACGCGACCTCGAGGATTGCCAGCCGGTGACCGCCGCCACTCGGTTCTATCTCCTGTCGCTGACCAAGTCCTTCACCGGCATGGCCGCAGCACTCCTTCAGGAGCGTGGAGAGCTCGCTCTCGATCAGCCGCTCACCAGCTTCTTTCCGAACCTCACCATGGCGGCGCCGATCAACCCGGCTCAGACCAGCTTGCGCGACCTCCTGACTCACCGTCCAGGCTTCTGGAACGGTGGCATCAACTACCGATCATCGGCTCCCGGGAACCTCGACGACGCGACCATTCGATACCTGCTCGAGAAGCACTCACGCCCGGCCGCAATCGACTTCACCTACAGCAACCTGGGATATGTGATCGCGGCCGCGGCCATACGCCAAGCCACCGGCAAGGGTTGGCGCCAGCTCCTCGAAGAGGAAATCTTCGCCCGCATCGGTATGGCCGCCACGACCACCGATATCGCAGAAGCCCAGCGACACGAGTTCGCCCGCCCCTACGCCATGCTCCAGGACGGCGGTTTCGAGCCTCGGCCGATCAAAGTCCAGGGCCAGATGCACGCCGCCGGCGGCGCCGTCTCGACCCTCGGGGATCTCTTGCGTTGGGTGCGCTTGAACCTCGCCGAAGGCCGTCTCGACAACCAGCAGGTGATCCCCGCCGCAGTCGTGCGCCAAGCGCACGCACCCCAAATTCAGTACGACTGGAAGTTCGGTGACTACCATCGCTTCGCCTACGGCCTGGGACTGCACAACGCCGACCTCGATGGCGAGCTCACCCTGCACCACTTCGGCGGACCGATCCACCTATCCTTCCAGCCGAGGCGACAACGGGGGCTGGTCGTCCTCTCCGCCGGCCCCGACTCGACCCGCTTCGTCCACCAGCTGGCGGCCCATCTCTACCGACTCCTCGACCGCCCTGCCGACCCACCCGAGGCCGAGGACGTCTTCGCCGAGCTTCACGAGCTCGGCCAGAAGCGGCTGGGCGAGCGGGCCGAGCGCCGTGCGCAGCTCGCCGCCCGCCAAAGCCCCTTGCATCGCCCGGCCGCCTCCTACGCCGGCACCTACCGCAACGACCGGTTGGGCGAGATCCAACTGCTCGACCGCGATGGCGAGGTCGAGCTGCGCTACGGGGTCCTCATCCAGGTGTTGCGGCCTCTCGAGGCCGACACCTTCGCGGCCGACCTTCTACCACTCGGCGGCAGCGTCTCGATTCTCGAGTATCAAGCCGAGGACGGCGGTGCGCTCCTGTGGGGCGAGCGCCGCTTCGACCGGATCGCGGAGCCCTAG
- a CDS encoding AraC family transcriptional regulator, whose product MTRPVRPTQPATRLCQWAIGQGLEIDLFHYTGRAADFGRHHHESCDLSLILHGELLERTGSRQSRGQASFLCLKPAGFEHSDHFVAETEILRLRIDPAVFRSDLELASYRGWRRSEAAGRQLLQWARDLVREQNLDDPSGRLVEILAATDELPARRPQPPWMGILEEQIEDRLDEPLRVRDLARELALHPVSMARAVRRVHGCSVRRLILRRRLDRATRELRRGQLSLADVATATGFSDQAHLTRRLGEHRRFTPGELRRLGRT is encoded by the coding sequence ATGACTCGCCCCGTACGTCCCACCCAACCCGCGACCCGCCTTTGCCAATGGGCGATCGGCCAAGGCCTCGAGATCGATCTCTTCCACTACACGGGCCGCGCTGCCGACTTCGGCCGACACCACCACGAGTCCTGTGATCTGTCTCTGATCCTGCACGGCGAGCTCCTCGAGCGAACCGGATCGCGCCAGTCCCGGGGTCAAGCCTCGTTCCTCTGCCTCAAACCCGCCGGCTTCGAGCACTCGGACCACTTCGTCGCCGAGACCGAGATTCTTCGCCTACGGATCGATCCCGCCGTTTTCAGATCCGATCTCGAGCTCGCCTCCTACCGCGGCTGGCGTCGTTCCGAAGCCGCGGGCCGACAGCTCTTGCAGTGGGCCCGAGATCTCGTCCGCGAGCAGAACCTCGACGACCCCTCGGGCCGACTGGTGGAGATCCTCGCGGCCACCGACGAACTCCCCGCTCGCCGCCCGCAGCCGCCCTGGATGGGCATCCTCGAAGAGCAGATCGAAGATCGTCTCGACGAGCCCCTGCGAGTTCGCGACCTCGCCCGCGAGCTCGCACTCCACCCAGTGTCGATGGCTCGCGCCGTTCGGCGGGTTCACGGCTGCTCGGTTCGCCGGCTGATCCTGCGTCGGCGCCTCGACCGGGCAACGCGCGAGCTACGGCGCGGCCAGCTTTCGCTGGCCGATGTCGCCACCGCGACCGGTTTCTCCGACCAAGCCCACCTCACCCGCCGACTGGGGGAACACCGCCGCTTCACGCCAGGGGAACTGCGCCGCCTCGGCCGGACCTGA
- a CDS encoding cysteine hydrolase family protein has protein sequence MSTNLLRTSLALLLALFLAGTALAQLPDPGLEIDPAHTAVVITDPQNDFLSPEGVTWKLVGPSVTANKTVENIEALMKTAKATGLEVFISPHYYYPADHGWHHEGAVETMMHAIGMFDRKGPLITEGLKGSGADWLERYKPLINDGSTVVVSPHKVYGPETNDLILQLRKRGISKVILGGMSANLCTEAHMRELLEQGFEVAVVTDATAAAQAPELDGYAAALTNFRFLANTTWTTAQAVQEMKAAKP, from the coding sequence ATGAGCACGAACCTACTTCGGACCAGCCTCGCCCTGCTCTTGGCCCTGTTCCTCGCCGGCACCGCCCTCGCCCAGCTTCCGGACCCCGGCTTGGAGATCGATCCCGCGCACACCGCAGTCGTCATCACCGATCCACAGAATGATTTCTTGAGCCCCGAAGGGGTGACCTGGAAGCTGGTCGGGCCGAGCGTCACCGCCAACAAGACGGTGGAGAACATCGAAGCTCTGATGAAGACCGCCAAGGCCACCGGCCTCGAGGTCTTCATCTCGCCGCACTACTACTACCCGGCGGACCACGGCTGGCATCACGAGGGGGCGGTCGAGACCATGATGCACGCCATCGGAATGTTCGACCGCAAGGGCCCCCTCATCACCGAGGGATTGAAGGGCTCTGGGGCCGATTGGCTGGAGCGCTACAAGCCCCTGATCAACGACGGCTCGACGGTGGTGGTGAGCCCGCACAAGGTCTACGGACCGGAGACCAACGACCTGATCCTGCAACTCCGCAAGCGCGGCATCTCGAAGGTCATTCTGGGCGGCATGTCGGCCAATCTCTGCACCGAGGCCCACATGCGTGAGCTCCTCGAACAGGGCTTCGAGGTCGCCGTGGTGACCGACGCCACCGCCGCCGCCCAGGCCCCGGAGCTGGATGGCTACGCCGCCGCCCTGACCAACTTCCGCTTCCTCGCCAACACCACCTGGACGACTGCCCAGGCAGTCCAGGAGATGAAGGCTGCCAAGCCGTAG
- a CDS encoding AraC family transcriptional regulator, which yields MLLDRLLAKLDVEVEPFALCLVSSGWRLRLPGPPAVMLHFVLAGRGILQASDGGERPLVPGTLAVIPKGSPHAIGPQGEALREHQPGADQEEVRVIAAGEPGEAALTVACGLVRVRYGSALGLFDQLERPLVEDLSAMPRARPLFEDLLAEQREPGPGSGVMQTALMSQALVLLLRRLCQQGECGLPWIAGLQDPRLARVLERILEDPARPFTVESLASEAAMSRSAFAEGFTVAFGLPPMALVQRVRLERARQLLERGSALSMDAVARRVGYASRSHFSRSFRKQYGMAPNALRALSGNFG from the coding sequence ATGCTGCTCGATCGCTTGCTGGCCAAGCTCGACGTCGAGGTGGAGCCTTTCGCCCTCTGCCTGGTGAGCTCTGGGTGGCGCCTGCGCCTTCCCGGGCCGCCGGCGGTCATGCTGCATTTCGTGCTCGCAGGGCGCGGGATTCTGCAGGCGTCCGACGGCGGCGAACGGCCGCTCGTTCCCGGGACTCTGGCTGTGATTCCGAAAGGGTCACCGCATGCGATTGGGCCGCAGGGTGAAGCGCTGCGCGAGCACCAACCGGGTGCCGACCAGGAAGAGGTTCGGGTGATCGCCGCCGGCGAACCCGGGGAAGCCGCCCTGACGGTGGCCTGCGGCCTGGTGCGGGTGCGCTATGGCAGTGCCCTCGGGCTTTTCGATCAACTCGAGCGTCCGCTGGTCGAGGATCTCTCGGCGATGCCTCGAGCTCGTCCCCTGTTCGAGGATCTGCTCGCCGAGCAGCGCGAGCCGGGGCCCGGCAGCGGTGTCATGCAGACAGCGTTGATGAGCCAGGCCCTGGTGCTGCTGTTGCGCCGCTTGTGCCAGCAGGGGGAGTGCGGCCTACCCTGGATCGCGGGCCTCCAGGATCCTCGCCTGGCGCGAGTCCTGGAGCGAATCCTCGAGGATCCGGCGCGCCCCTTCACGGTGGAGTCGCTGGCCTCGGAGGCGGCGATGAGCCGTTCCGCCTTTGCCGAGGGCTTCACCGTGGCGTTCGGCCTGCCACCGATGGCGCTGGTGCAGCGGGTGCGTCTGGAACGAGCCCGCCAGCTTCTCGAGCGGGGCAGCGCCCTGTCGATGGATGCGGTGGCGCGGCGCGTCGGCTATGCCAGCCGCAGCCACTTCTCGCGCTCTTTCCGCAAGCAGTACGGCATGGCGCCCAACGCTTTGCGGGCGCTCTCCGGGAACTTCGGCTGA
- a CDS encoding M91 family zinc metallopeptidase has product MKLKLLLFGLALTIALPAGGDVIISGTSEFVGKVEDCWQQIMDEGGDGAQTLNDLQSSSNDHVIRERPGKNGTSYNSGVDATVPEAGGSGKGTGTTVKWDPNLTTPFSDWVNRDPCACLLHELNHSRQGDTGTRDDRPGHNGIPKHEIDAVSNENKYRKDKGLPQRTKYKGKELPSSAIH; this is encoded by the coding sequence ATGAAGCTCAAGTTACTCCTCTTCGGCCTCGCGCTGACCATCGCCCTGCCCGCCGGCGGTGACGTCATCATCTCCGGAACCTCCGAGTTCGTCGGCAAGGTCGAGGACTGCTGGCAGCAGATCATGGACGAGGGGGGCGACGGCGCCCAGACCCTCAATGACCTGCAGTCGTCGAGCAACGACCACGTCATCCGCGAGCGCCCGGGCAAGAACGGCACCAGCTACAACAGCGGCGTCGACGCCACGGTCCCCGAGGCCGGCGGCTCTGGCAAAGGCACCGGCACCACCGTGAAGTGGGATCCCAATCTGACGACGCCGTTTTCCGACTGGGTCAATCGCGATCCCTGCGCCTGCCTGCTCCACGAGCTCAATCACTCCCGCCAGGGAGACACCGGAACCCGCGATGATCGACCGGGCCACAACGGCATCCCGAAGCACGAGATCGATGCGGTGAGCAACGAGAACAAGTACCGCAAGGACAAGGGCCTGCCACAGCGCACCAAGTACAAGGGCAAGGAACTGCCGTCGAGCGCCATCCACTGA
- a CDS encoding LytTR family DNA-binding domain-containing protein has product MSPLRVLIVDDEPLARETLQQMVSEIPELTLVGEARDGQEALIAIANRRPDIVLLDIEMPGSSGLATAEALRQGALPVFIFVTAYDAYACQAFEVEALDYVLKPVSEERLQRALERARQRVLEHQLREAAQRLTTPATRPPAPTATYLERIPIRNQGRSRLVETRELLWIESQDYYVRLHTRRGSPLLRTTLSALTERLDPQRFLRIHRGAVVNLEEVVEVQNLFRGRRRLVLRDGTELMVSRSRRQAVEQALLPKLRP; this is encoded by the coding sequence ATGAGCCCATTGCGAGTCCTGATCGTCGACGACGAGCCGCTGGCCCGGGAAACCCTGCAACAGATGGTTTCGGAGATCCCGGAGCTCACCCTGGTGGGCGAAGCCCGCGATGGCCAGGAGGCGCTGATCGCAATTGCCAACCGGCGCCCGGATATCGTGCTGCTCGACATCGAGATGCCCGGCAGCAGCGGTCTCGCCACCGCCGAAGCGCTGCGCCAGGGCGCCCTGCCGGTGTTCATCTTCGTCACCGCCTACGACGCCTACGCCTGCCAAGCCTTCGAGGTCGAAGCCCTCGACTATGTCCTCAAGCCGGTTTCCGAGGAGCGCCTGCAGCGCGCCCTGGAGCGCGCCCGCCAGCGGGTTCTCGAGCACCAGCTACGAGAGGCAGCGCAACGCTTGACGACTCCGGCCACTCGCCCGCCGGCTCCCACCGCCACCTACCTCGAGCGCATCCCGATTCGCAACCAGGGACGATCCCGGCTGGTCGAAACGCGAGAACTGCTGTGGATCGAGAGCCAGGACTACTACGTGCGGCTCCACACTCGCCGCGGCAGCCCACTGCTGCGCACCACCCTCTCGGCACTCACCGAGCGCCTCGATCCGCAGCGCTTCCTGCGCATTCACCGCGGCGCGGTGGTCAACCTCGAAGAAGTCGTCGAGGTGCAGAACCTCTTCCGCGGCCGCCGCCGACTGGTCCTGCGCGACGGCACTGAGCTGATGGTCAGCCGCTCGCGACGCCAGGCAGTGGAGCAGGCCCTGCTGCCGAAGCTGCGGCCCTAG
- a CDS encoding histidine kinase, which translates to MESLLSPPAAVPIPHRPSRVWLLPILAFAAALAAAVVSSEQLMVSMWDHGHDRWRIFTWQLSTWSFWAFASPLLIAAGGRLFRSRPWWRRLPSTLGLGLLLISLQLLSVAAIATLLQPFEPVAHYSYGRYLVIHLAKLGGSNLVICGGLLTLGHLLAGYRQTRHLELQESRLETELARAQLAALRLQIEPHFLFNSLNSIAALIRRDDRDAALRAVLELGELLRSTLEGQGEQLVPLADEWVFVERYIHLQRLRFADRLQVTSRLHDGAETALVPPLLLQPLVENALEHGLRRRREPLQLELSAQSIADRLRIVVRDDGPGLPPEFDLERDQGVGLGNLRSRLHHLFGEAAELRIEALEPGVQVTIELPDQRPPETTRGRASDIAQR; encoded by the coding sequence GTGGAAAGCCTGCTCTCACCTCCGGCCGCGGTTCCCATCCCACACCGCCCCTCCAGGGTCTGGCTGCTGCCGATCCTGGCCTTCGCGGCTGCCCTGGCGGCCGCCGTCGTGTCCTCCGAGCAGCTCATGGTCTCGATGTGGGACCACGGCCACGATCGCTGGCGAATTTTCACCTGGCAGCTCTCGACCTGGTCCTTCTGGGCCTTCGCCTCGCCACTCCTGATCGCCGCCGGCGGCCGACTGTTTCGCTCCCGCCCCTGGTGGCGCCGCCTGCCCTCGACCCTCGGCCTCGGCCTCCTTCTGATCAGCCTCCAACTGCTCAGCGTCGCCGCCATCGCCACCCTGCTGCAGCCCTTCGAGCCGGTCGCCCACTACTCCTACGGGCGCTACCTGGTGATTCATCTCGCCAAGCTCGGCGGCTCCAACCTGGTGATCTGCGGCGGCCTTCTCACCCTCGGCCATCTGCTCGCCGGCTACCGCCAGACGCGCCATCTCGAGCTCCAGGAATCGCGCCTCGAAACCGAGCTCGCCCGCGCCCAGCTCGCCGCCCTGCGGCTGCAGATCGAGCCCCACTTCTTGTTCAACAGCCTCAACTCCATCGCCGCCCTGATTCGGCGCGACGATCGCGACGCCGCCCTGCGCGCCGTCCTCGAGCTCGGTGAGCTGCTGCGCAGCACCCTCGAGGGCCAGGGCGAGCAGCTCGTGCCTCTCGCCGATGAATGGGTCTTCGTCGAGCGCTACATTCACCTGCAGCGTCTGCGCTTTGCCGACCGGCTGCAGGTCACCAGTCGGCTGCACGACGGCGCCGAGACTGCCCTGGTGCCACCGCTGCTGCTCCAGCCGCTAGTCGAGAACGCCCTCGAGCACGGCCTGCGCCGCCGCCGCGAGCCGCTGCAGCTCGAGCTCTCTGCCCAGTCGATCGCGGACCGGTTGCGCATCGTGGTGCGGGACGACGGCCCCGGCCTGCCGCCGGAGTTCGACCTCGAACGCGACCAAGGGGTCGGCCTCGGCAACCTGCGGTCACGGCTCCACCACCTCTTCGGCGAAGCCGCCGAGCTTCGTATCGAGGCCCTCGAGCCGGGTGTCCAGGTGACCATCGAGCTTCCCGACCAGCGACCTCCCGAGACGACCCGCGGCCGAGCTTCGGACATCGCTCAGCGATGA
- a CDS encoding cytochrome P460 family protein, giving the protein MKRTHLLVMLSLLAGAALFPWSVDAQGREALVRPAYDAAGDLLLPQDFRTWVLVGSSLGMSYSEGGASGREMFHHTLIEPTAYDHYVTTGEFRDGTMLALLLHPTGEGVLPSRRGRFADALGSVEMAVKDSGRFAGGWAYFGFGSRDGLRPAAPAFDAEACASCHREHAAQDNVFVQFYPLLTAAARAGGSLAVAGDGATSASPSEADDDGRVVAIEGLDPVVLLTTGEEELGKAEIVEDHGAFRYQFVSEPSRRRFAEDPKRYAFQNRTCPVVPGAPVQSNLFAVHDGKLYGFASEGCIGEFLANPDEFLPLTD; this is encoded by the coding sequence ATGAAAAGAACCCACCTCTTGGTCATGCTCTCACTGCTCGCCGGGGCGGCACTCTTCCCTTGGTCGGTCGATGCTCAGGGGCGCGAGGCGCTCGTTCGGCCCGCCTACGATGCCGCCGGCGATCTGCTCTTGCCACAGGATTTTCGGACTTGGGTGCTGGTGGGCTCGTCCCTCGGGATGAGCTACAGCGAAGGTGGCGCCAGCGGACGCGAGATGTTTCACCACACCCTGATCGAGCCGACGGCATACGACCACTACGTCACCACCGGGGAATTCCGCGACGGGACGATGCTCGCTCTGCTCCTTCACCCGACCGGCGAAGGCGTTCTCCCCAGCCGGCGGGGACGTTTTGCGGATGCCCTCGGCAGCGTCGAGATGGCGGTCAAGGACAGTGGTCGGTTCGCCGGTGGCTGGGCCTACTTCGGCTTCGGCAGTCGTGATGGCCTGCGCCCGGCGGCGCCTGCTTTCGACGCTGAGGCCTGCGCCAGTTGCCATCGCGAGCATGCCGCCCAGGACAACGTCTTCGTGCAGTTCTATCCTTTGCTGACGGCAGCGGCGCGGGCCGGTGGAAGTCTCGCCGTCGCCGGCGATGGCGCGACCTCCGCCTCACCCTCGGAGGCCGACGATGATGGTCGCGTGGTGGCGATCGAAGGCCTCGATCCGGTGGTTCTTCTGACCACCGGCGAAGAAGAGCTCGGCAAGGCGGAGATCGTCGAGGACCACGGTGCCTTCCGCTATCAATTCGTCAGCGAGCCCAGTCGCCGGCGCTTCGCCGAGGACCCGAAGCGCTATGCCTTCCAAAACCGCACCTGCCCAGTGGTTCCCGGTGCTCCGGTGCAGTCGAACCTGTTCGCGGTTCACGACGGCAAGCTTTACGGCTTCGCTTCGGAAGGCTGTATCGGCGAGTTCTTGGCCAATCCCGATGAGTTCCTGCCGTTGACCGACTGA
- a CDS encoding M20/M25/M40 family metallo-hydrolase: MARWVRWGGSKVVWIVLSAAMLTVLAWTSSATDDEGLWITVDREVFEELRGRTEFSFDHRPLQAAGERAGVVATQLRKGDIDRLSALIHRKYHRCGGFLVHGSRAEALETLQRAARIAAPAAVTFDVDQSATVQALAGRLDASLILDTITQLSTSFPNRYYVHPAGRDAALWIRDRWQAAAQGRSDVQVELFDHAGYSQPSVILTFEGATRPDEVLVLGAHLDSTAPGTSNPNFSAPGADDDASGIAVLGEVIRAAVAEGFVPDRTLKFMGYAAEEVGLRGSQDIAASFRAAGTNVVGVVQLDMTAFNGSATDVALLTRFTDSDLTNFLGQLLDTYQPSLQWTTDDCGYACSDHASWFNEGFPTAFPFEAPLGQHNLDIHTTADTVSTFGGTASHALKFARLAAAFIVEAGLVSGGGNAPPQVTISSPAGGAVFTVGDAVTLVASASDAEDGDLSPAVSWSSSRDGALGSGASVTTSSLSIGSHLVTATVSDSAGASDSATVSLTVDPAPGPGCPAGSLDFSSLALASYSNQNGSNGTQVLEAGAALRLTGNTWVRSTSRFTVDSGSVLEFEFRGAVQGEIHALGFDDNDSLNDAARHFQFWGTQNWTGGGRIDFNPKYGGSGDYRTFSIPVGQSYTGSMYLVFTNDDDAASAADATFRCVRLTSSGANAAPTVTITAPAAGASFDEGETVVFTGSASDAEDGDLAPSLSWSSSLDGALGSGASVTASALSSGAHLVTASVTDSAGASASDSVSLTVVGSSACSVEEGFENGAGGWLNDGASTCATGSFVIGNPGQRSGGGVITQVGGSNSGSASAFTAFNSSLGNADVDRGNCIFVSPSWSVGEASTLSVAYWHGQRDSGDDPSGDFFRLELSTDGGGTWSALASNGDSASNAAWATVTSPVPAGSTVRLRVQCSDGTSAGDIVECGIDDVSICR; the protein is encoded by the coding sequence ATGGCTCGATGGGTGCGTTGGGGTGGCTCGAAGGTTGTGTGGATTGTGCTCTCGGCAGCGATGCTGACGGTGTTGGCCTGGACCTCCTCCGCCACCGACGACGAAGGTCTGTGGATCACCGTCGACCGCGAGGTCTTCGAGGAACTGCGCGGGCGCACCGAGTTCTCCTTCGATCATCGTCCCTTGCAGGCGGCGGGGGAGCGTGCCGGGGTGGTGGCGACGCAACTGCGCAAGGGCGATATCGATCGCCTGTCGGCCCTGATTCACCGCAAGTACCACCGCTGCGGCGGCTTTCTGGTCCACGGCTCCCGCGCCGAGGCGCTCGAGACCCTGCAGCGCGCTGCTCGTATCGCTGCGCCGGCGGCGGTCACCTTCGATGTCGATCAGTCGGCGACGGTGCAGGCGCTGGCCGGCCGCCTCGACGCCAGCCTCATCCTCGACACCATCACCCAGCTTTCGACCAGCTTTCCGAATCGCTATTACGTTCACCCTGCCGGCCGCGACGCCGCCCTTTGGATTCGCGACCGGTGGCAGGCGGCGGCCCAGGGGCGCAGCGATGTCCAGGTGGAGCTCTTCGACCATGCCGGCTACTCGCAACCCTCGGTGATCCTGACCTTCGAGGGTGCGACCAGGCCGGATGAGGTCCTGGTGCTCGGCGCTCACCTCGATTCGACCGCTCCGGGAACCTCGAATCCGAACTTTTCGGCTCCCGGTGCCGATGACGACGCCTCCGGCATCGCCGTGCTCGGCGAGGTGATTCGCGCCGCCGTCGCCGAGGGCTTCGTGCCCGACCGCACCCTCAAGTTCATGGGCTATGCGGCGGAAGAGGTCGGCTTGCGCGGCTCCCAGGACATTGCCGCCTCCTTTCGCGCCGCCGGCACCAACGTCGTCGGCGTGGTTCAGCTCGACATGACCGCCTTCAACGGTTCGGCGACGGACGTGGCGCTGCTGACGCGCTTCACCGACAGCGACCTCACCAACTTCCTCGGACAGCTTCTGGACACCTACCAGCCGAGCCTGCAGTGGACCACCGACGATTGCGGCTACGCCTGCTCCGACCACGCCTCGTGGTTCAACGAGGGCTTTCCGACGGCGTTTCCCTTCGAAGCCCCTCTCGGCCAGCACAACCTCGATATTCACACCACGGCGGACACCGTTTCGACCTTCGGTGGCACGGCCTCTCATGCCCTCAAGTTCGCCCGCCTGGCGGCGGCCTTTATCGTCGAGGCCGGCCTGGTCAGCGGTGGTGGCAACGCGCCACCGCAGGTGACGATCTCCTCGCCGGCCGGTGGTGCGGTGTTCACGGTGGGTGATGCGGTGACCTTGGTGGCTTCCGCCAGCGATGCCGAGGATGGCGACCTCTCGCCGGCCGTGAGCTGGTCGTCGAGCCGCGACGGCGCCCTCGGCAGCGGTGCCAGCGTGACCACCTCGAGCCTCTCCATCGGTAGTCACCTGGTGACGGCGACGGTGTCCGACTCGGCCGGAGCCAGCGACTCGGCGACGGTGAGCCTGACCGTCGACCCGGCGCCGGGACCGGGGTGCCCGGCCGGCTCCCTCGACTTCTCGAGTCTGGCGCTGGCTTCCTACTCGAACCAGAACGGCTCGAACGGCACGCAGGTGCTCGAGGCGGGCGCTGCGCTGCGTCTGACCGGCAACACCTGGGTGCGCTCGACCAGCCGATTCACGGTCGACAGCGGCAGCGTGCTCGAGTTCGAGTTCCGCGGTGCGGTGCAGGGTGAGATCCACGCCCTCGGCTTCGATGACAACGACAGCCTCAACGACGCGGCGCGCCACTTCCAGTTCTGGGGCACCCAAAACTGGACCGGTGGCGGGCGCATCGACTTCAATCCCAAGTATGGCGGCTCCGGCGACTACCGGACGTTTTCGATACCGGTGGGGCAGTCCTACACCGGCTCAATGTATCTGGTCTTCACCAACGACGACGATGCCGCCTCAGCGGCCGATGCCACCTTCCGCTGCGTGCGGTTGACCAGCAGCGGGGCCAACGCCGCTCCGACCGTCACGATCACGGCGCCGGCCGCGGGTGCTTCCTTCGACGAGGGGGAGACGGTGGTCTTCACGGGCAGCGCCAGCGATGCCGAAGACGGCGATCTGGCGCCTTCCCTGAGCTGGTCGTCGAGCCTCGACGGCGCTCTGGGCTCGGGTGCGTCGGTGACCGCCTCGGCCCTCTCCTCGGGTGCTCACCTGGTGACCGCCTCGGTCACCGACAGCGCCGGGGCGAGTGCCTCCGACAGCGTCTCCCTCACCGTCGTCGGCAGCTCGGCCTGCAGCGTCGAGGAGGGGTTCGAAAACGGTGCCGGCGGTTGGCTCAACGACGGCGCCAGCACCTGCGCCACCGGCAGCTTCGTGATCGGCAACCCCGGCCAGCGCTCCGGTGGCGGCGTGATCACCCAGGTGGGGGGCTCGAACAGCGGCAGCGCTTCGGCCTTCACCGCCTTCAACAGCAGCCTCGGCAATGCCGACGTCGATCGCGGCAACTGCATCTTCGTGTCGCCGAGCTGGAGCGTCGGTGAGGCCTCGACCCTGTCGGTGGCCTACTGGCACGGTCAGCGCGACAGCGGCGACGATCCCAGCGGCGACTTCTTCCGCCTCGAGCTCTCGACCGACGGTGGCGGCACCTGGAGCGCGCTGGCCTCGAACGGCGACAGTGCCTCGAACGCTGCGTGGGCGACGGTGACGTCGCCGGTGCCGGCGGGCTCGACGGTGCGTCTGCGGGTGCAGTGCTCCGACGGCACGAGCGCCGGTGACATCGTCGAGTGCGGCATCGACGACGTCTCGATCTGCCGCTAG